A DNA window from Camelina sativa cultivar DH55 chromosome 13, Cs, whole genome shotgun sequence contains the following coding sequences:
- the LOC104736508 gene encoding uncharacterized protein LOC104736508: MGSSAPDSTVLKSCRDRSPTSSVVKLSQVTAINNKYESPQFESGGYNWRMVLYPKGNEEDNGSGFVSMYVELDKSCLSSSTTSPTEVFAHLSFFVFNKKENKYFSVQDVEAKPFNSSRTVWGVSKVLPLDKFNDPEQGYIVDGECEFGPDVLVAPPQEKLAFPKFTWRVRDVSLLKGNDCISKIFPMKEKNWSLKLFPKGNSGGNGDLTMALHLADSEVLQPGEMVSVRAQLRILDPRGSNHKTVRLNSWVMNSNKARGLVQTMPLAELGEAYLDTEDPVNVEMECEVLNSISNHPLFN, from the exons ATGGGTTCAAGTGCACCAGATTCCACAGTTTTGAAGAGCTGTAGAGATCGTTCTCCTACTTCCTCTGTTGTCAAGCTCTCTCAGGTTACTGCCATCAACAACAAATACGAGTCACCTCAGTTCGAATCCGGTGGATACAACTG GAGAATGGTTCTGTACCCTAAAGGGAACGAAGAGGACAACGGAAGTGGGTTTGTGTCGATGTATGTGGAACTTGACAAGAGCTGCCTCTCATCCTCCACAACATCACCCACGGAGGTCTTTgctcatctctctttctttgtttttaacaagaaagagaacaagTACTTCTCTGTTCAAG ATGTTGAAGCAAAGCCGTTCAACTCTTCAAGAACTGTGTGGGGAGTGTCAAAAGTTCTTCCTCTTGACAAGTTCAATGACCCTGAACAAGGCTACATTGTGGATGGGGAATGTGAGTTTGGTCCTGATGTCTTGGTTGCTCCACCCCAGGAGAAACTCGCTTTTCCCAAATTCACTTGGCGTGTTAGGGATGTCTCGCTGCTGAAAGGGAATGATTGCATTTCAAAGATCTTTCCAATGAAAGAAAAGAACTG GAGTTTAAAGCTGTTTCCGAAGGGAAATTCTGGTGGAAATGGTGATTTGACCATGGCTTTGCATTTAGCTGACAGTGAAGTCTTGCAGCCTGGTGAGATGGTTTCCGTGCGAGCTCAGCTGCGGATTCTCGACCCGCGTGGTTCCAATCACAAGACAGTACGGC ttAACAGTTGGGTCATGAACTCTAACAAAGCGAGGGGTCTTGTTCAAACCATGCCTTTAGCTGAACTTGGGGAGGCCTACTTGGACACTGAAGATCCTGTGAACGTGGAGATGGAATGTGAAGTCCTCAACTCCATCAGCAACCACCCCCTTTTTAATTAG
- the LOC104738159 gene encoding uncharacterized protein LOC104738159 produces MGSSAPDSTVLKSCRDRSPTSSVVKLSQVTAINNKYESPQFESGGYNWRMVLYPKGNEEDNGSGFVSMYVELDKSCLSSSTTSPTEVFAHLSFFVFNKKENKYFSVQDVEAKPFNSSRTXQSHNKPYDFNSIKEFNVRIV; encoded by the exons ATGGGTTCAAGTGCACCAGATTCCACAGTTTTGAAGAGCTGTAGAGATCGTTCTCCTACTTCCTCTGTTGTCAAGCTCTCTCAGGTTACTGCCATCAACAACAAATACGAGTCACCTCAGTTCGAATCCGGTGGATACAACTG GAGAATGGTTCTGTACCCTAAAGGGAACGAAGAGGACAACGGAAGTGGGTTTGTGTCGATGTATGTGGAACTTGACAAGAGCTGCCTCTCATCCTCCACAACATCACCCACGGAGGTCTTTgctcatctctctttctttgtttttaacaagaaagagaacaagTACTTCTCTGTTCAAG ATGTTGAAGCAAAGCCGTTCAACTCTTCAAGAACTNTACAATCCCATAATAAACCATACGATTTCAACTCGATAAAAGAGTTTAACGTTCGCATAGTCTAA
- the LOC104736509 gene encoding flowering-promoting factor 1-like, translated as MSGVWVFKNGVIRLVENPNQSGFDTQSRRKVMVYLPTGEVVSSYSTLEQILQSLGWERYFGGGDTDLLQFHKRSSIDLISLPRDFTKFNSVYMYDIVVKNPNYFHVRDSH; from the coding sequence aTGTCAGGCGTGTGGGTGTTCAAGAACGGAGTGATAAGACTTGTGGAGAACCCTAACCAGTCAGGATTCGACACACAGAGCCGAAGGAAAGTGATGGTCTATCTACCGACAGGAGAAGTGGTCTCATCCTACTCTACGCTGGAGCAGATCCTCCAGAGTCTTGGATGGGAGAGGTACTTTGGCGGCGGCGACACAGATCTCCTCCAGTTCCACAAACGGTCCTCTATTGATCTCATCTCTCTACCTAGAGATTTCACCAAGTTCAACTCCGTTTACATGTACGATATCGTCGTCAAGAACCCTAATTACTTCCACGTCCGAGACTCCCATTAA
- the LOC104736510 gene encoding E3 ubiquitin-protein ligase MBR1-like, with product MDGFKGKRTSSRPVMSKKASGLVLHENMNLKKKDDDDDHNKKSLVPICSRIGCSSRIGSSTKGVLMIDHKAKSTVSSFRSSLSGKETVGSSSRSMTGFGGTKKALKVTGGRRQLSSLLDMDSSESSSVNNDESPKTERSLPRGKTKESTVNVLSENSVSGEVVVTETGSSSRGTGRSIYQRPDLVSREARVGNSGQIAKASVNRNGLRDLKSKSVSDVVPSNSNPSRKSIVFRKKNSDGESSSSNRGNKTEGSVIGGRNSSFPQGNGITISESRRNRNLQSVRDNSVVSSSARRSTGYYGRTGRAGAVATLQTPRPATRADLNPSRSTEVSRSPLNSYSRPISSDGRLRSLMMPGSPSEAGLSRSLMNRDGFRRYNMNGVAEVLLALERIEQDEELTYEQLAVLETNLFLNGMSSFHDQHRDMRLDIDNMSYEELLALEEKMGTVSTALSEEALLKSLKSSIYRPTDDSGDISLNKDDDVKCSICQEEYVDGDEVGTLPCQHKYHVSCAQQWLRMKNWCPICKTSAEESQPQPFS from the exons ATGGATGGATTTAAGGGTAAAAGAACATCATCGAGACCGGTTATGTCCAAGAAAGCAAGTGGTCTTGTTCTTCATGAGAAcatgaatttgaagaagaaagatgatgatgatgatcataatAAGAAGAGTCTTGTTCCTATCTGCAGCCGGATTGGTTGTAGTTCCAGGATTGGTTCCTCCACTAAGGGAGTTTTGATGATTGATCATAAAGCTAAATCTACTGTGTCTTCGTTTCGGTCTTCTTTAAGTGGGAAGGAAACCGTTGGGAGTTCATCTCGTAGTATGACTGGATTTGGCGGTACGAAAAAGGCACTTAAAGTTACTGGTGGTAGGAGacagctctcttctcttttggaCATGGATTCTTCGGAGAGTAGCAGCGTTAATAATGATGAGTCTCCCAAGACTGAGCGTTCTCTTCCACGTGGAAAGACCAAAGAAAGCACTGTTAATGTTCTTTCTGAAAATAGTGTCTCTGGAGAAGTAGTTGTGACAGAGACAGGGAGCTCAAGTAGAGGAACTGGTAGAAGCATTTATCAGAGACCTGATTTGGTCAGCCGAGAGGCTCGTGTGGGTAACAGTGGCCAAATTGCTAAAGCTAGTGTGAACAGGAATGGATTGAGAGACTTGAAGAGCAAATCTGTGTCTGATGTTGTTCCATCAAACTCAAATCCGTCAAGGAAAAGTATCgtatttagaaagaaaaactcTGATGGAGAGAGTAGTTCTTCAAATAGAGGGAATAAGACGGAAGGATCAGTGATTGGGGGAAGGAATTCAAGTTTTCCTCAGGGTAATGGCATCACCATATCTGAATCTAGGAGGAACAGAAATTTACAAAGTGTTAGGGACAACAGTGTTGTTTCAAGTAGTGCTAGGAGATCAACTGGTTACTATGGTAGAACAGGACGTGCTGGAGCGGTTGCAACTCTACAAACGCCTCGCCCTGCAACACGAGCTGATCTCAATCCTTCTAGATCTACAGAAGTTTCACGTAGTCCATTAAATAGTTACAGTAGGCCAATCAGTAGTGACGGCAGGTTACGTAGCCTGATGATGCCTGGTAGCCCCTCAGAAGCCGGCCTTTCTCGCTCTTTGATGAACCGTGATGGTTTCAGACGGTATAACATGAATGGAGTAGCAGAG GTATTGTTGGCGTTGGAAAGGATTGAACAAGATGAAGAGCTTACATACGAG CAATTGGCTGTTTTAGAGACCAATCTGTTCTTAAATGGTATGAGCAGCTTCCACGATCAGCATAGAGACATGCGGCTTGACATTGATAACATGTCATATGAG GAACTATTAGCATTGGAAGAGAAAATGGGTACAGTGAGCACTGCTCTAAGCGAGGAAGCGCTACTGAAAAGCCTAAAGTCAAGCATTTACCGTCCAACAGATGACTCCGGTGACATTAGCCtaaacaaagatgatgatgtcAAATGCAGCATTTGCCAG GAAGAGTATGTTGATGGAGATGAAGTAGGGACTCTGCCTTGCCAACATAAGTACCACGTGAGCTGCGCGCAACAATGGCTTCGCATGAAGAATTGGTGTCCTATCTGTAAAACCTCGGCAGAAGAATCTCAGCCACAGCCATTTTCATGA